In a single window of the Salmo trutta chromosome 21, fSalTru1.1, whole genome shotgun sequence genome:
- the LOC115156624 gene encoding angiopoietin-related protein 3 codes for MKLTLTFMFVLVASWPMVLCTKEEPMSEDPHLLQVPAVEARSRFAALDDVRLLANGLLQLGHSLRDFVHKTKGQINDIFQKLNIFDHSFNQLSVLASEIKEEEEELKKTTVVLKANNEEIKSLSLEINSKVESILQERSQLRSKVGGLEEKLSGLSQGLVPAEQLVEISTLKDVIHTQERSIAELLKAVKEQSDQLVHQRSKIKTLEEKLTYNPFMQEAIEKPSDNFQSVLPDLTGYLTNTSANGSFDMTDLPSDCCELFTRGERASGMYTIKPNQSEPFMVYCDMDQDGGATIIQRRKDGSVNFDQNWEKYENGFGDFQGEFWLGLKKIHSLASQGDSFLNIQLEDWKQGKCFIEYNFSLDGPEAHYTIHLSQASGNLPDAMSNRTGTKFSTKDRDNDNLEDSHCAYTYTGGWWFKACGDTNLNGRYIHVRPKGHSECRRGIHWKPTRGASYYLRSTQISIRSTPTTTATSTSSETGNFR; via the exons ATGAAGCTAACGCTAACCTTTATGTTCGTACTTGTGGCTTCTTGGCCAATGGTACTCTGCACCAAGGAGGAGCCCATGTCCGAAGACCCTCACCTCCTTCAGGTTCCCGCCGTCGAGGCCCGCTCCCGCTTCGCCGCTCTGGACGACGTGCGTCTCCTGGCCAATGGTCTCCTCCAGCTTGGCCACAGCCTCAGGGACTTTGTCCACAAGACCAAGGGCCAGATCAATGACATCTTCCAGAAACTCAACATATTCGACCACTCCTTCAACCAGCTCTCTGTGCTGGCCAGCGAGatcaaggaggaagaggaggagttgaAGAAGACCACGGTGGTGCTCAAGGCCAACAACGAGGAGATCAAGAGCCTATCGCTGGAGATCAACTCCAAGGTGGAGAGCATACTGCAGGAGCGTAGCCAGCTTCGGAGCAAGGTGGGCGGGCTGGAGGAGAAATTGAGCGGCCTGTCTCAGGGCCTGGTGCCCGCCGAGCAGCTGGTTGAGATCAGCACACTGAAG gaTGTGATCCACACCCAGGAGAGAAGCATCGCTGAGCTGCTGAAGGCTGTGAAAGAGCAGAGCGACCAGCTTGTTCACCAGAGGAGCAAGATCAAGACTCTGGAGGAGAAG CTCACCTATAACCCTTTCATGCAAGAGGCCATTGAGAAACCATCTGACAACTTCCAGTCTGTCTTGCCGGACCTCACTGGGTATCTGACCAACACCTCTGCAAATGGCAGCTTTGACATGACAG ATCTTCCATCAGACTGTTGTGAGCTATTTACCAGGGGCGAGAGAGCCAGTGGAATGTACACCATCAAGCCTAACCAATCCGAGCCCTTTATGGTCTACTGCGACATGGATCAAG ATGGAGGGGCTACTATAATCcagagaaggaaggatgggtcCGTGAATTTCGATCAAAATTGGGAGAAGTATGAAAACGGATTTGGAGACTTTCAAG GGGAGTTCTGGCTGGGTCTGAAGAAGATCCACTCCCTGGCTAGTCAAGGTGACTCTTTCCTGAACATCCAACTGGAGGACTGGAAACAGGGCAAATGCTTCATCGAATACAACTTCTCTCTGGATGGACCAGAGGCCCACTATACTATCCACCTCTCACAGGCGTCCGGAAATCTGCCTGATGCAATGAGCAACCGTACCGGTACGAAGTTCTCCACTAAGGACCGGGACAATGACAACCTTGAAGACTCACACTGCGCTTACACCTACACAG GTGGCTGGTGGTTCAAAGCTTGTGGAGACACCAATCTGAACGGGAGATACATCCACGTGAGACCCAAGGGACATTCAGAGTGTAGGAGGGGAATCCACTGGAAGCCCACCAGAGGGGCCTCCTACTACCTCCGATCCACCCAGATCTCCATTCGCTCCACCCCCACCACTACGGCCACCTCAACCTCCTCAGAAACAGGCAACTTCCGCTGA
- the LOC115156623 gene encoding phosphoglucomutase-1 isoform X1 — protein MDDSPLQVLTLPTAPYPDQRPGTSGLRKKVFVFQSKRNYLQNFVQSIYSSIDLLDRQGSTMVVGGDGRYFNQTAIEIIVQMAAANGVGRLVIGHHGIMSTPAVSCVIRKYKAIGGIVLTASHNPGGREGDFGIKFNTANGGPAQDAVTNRIFQISRTIEEYAICPELRVDLATLSKQKFDLENKFKPFTVEIVDSVESYANMLRNIFDFAALKELLSGENHIKIQLDAMHGVMGPYVKRILCEELGSPANSAINCVPLQDFGGQHPDPNLTYAADLVETMRGGQYDFGAAFDGDGDRNMILGKHGFFVNPSDSVAVIAANVFSIPYFQHTGVRGYARSMPTSAALDNVARATKIELYETPTGWKFFGNLMDAGKLSLCGEESFGTGADHIREKDGLWAVLAWLSILATRKQSVEDIIKDHWQTFGRNFFTKYDYEEVDLDAAIQMMEDLELMILEKAFMGQRFAVGEKLYQVEKADNFEYTDPVDGRICRNQGLRIIFTDGSRIIYRLSGTGSMGATVRVYIDSYEKDPDKIFRDPQVMLAPLVTIALKVSQLHERTGRSGPSVIT, from the exons ATGGATGATAGTCCACTGCAAGTTCTGACTCTACCCACAGCCCCTTACCCAGACCAGAGACCAGGTACTAGTGGTCTGAGAAAGAAGGTGTTCGTCTTCCAGTCCAAAAGGAACTACCTTCAGAACTTCGTCCAGAGTATATATTCCTCCATCGATCTACTAGACCGCCAGGGGTCCACAATGGTAGTTGGGGGAGATGGACGCTACTTCAATCAAACAGCCATCGAGATCATTGTTCAGATGGCAGCTGCGAACGGG GTTGGACGGCTCGTGATTGGTCATCATGGGATCATGTCCACGCCAGCGGTTTCCTGTGTGATCAGAAAGTACAAGGCCATCGGCGGTATCGTCCTCACAGCCAGTCACAACCCTGGGGGACGCGAAGGAGACTTTGGCATCAAGTTCAACACTGCTAATGGAG GCCCAGCCCAGGATGCGGTCACCAACAGAATCTTCCAGATCAGCAGAACCATAGAGGAGTATGCCATCTGCCCAGAGCTCCGGGTAGACTTGGCTACCCTGAGCAAACAGAAGTTTGACCTGGAGAACAAGTTCAAACCCTTCACAG TGGAGATAGTGGACTCGGTAGAGTCTTATGCCAACATGCTAAGGAACATCTTTGACTTTGCTGCACTGAAGGAGCTGCTGTCTGGGGAGAACCACATCAAGATCCAGCTAGATGCCATGCATGGAG TGATGGGTCCCTATGTGAAGAGGATACTGTGTGAGGAGCTAGGCTCCCCTGCGAACTCTGCCATTAACTGTGTCCCCCTGCAAGACTTTGGGGGCCAGCACCCTGATCCCAACCTCACCTACGCAGCCGACCTGGTTGAGaccatgaggggtggccagtacgATTTTGGAGCTGCCTTTGATGGTGACGGT GACCGTAACATGATTCTGGGTAAGCATGGCTTTTTCGTCAACCCCTCGGACTCGGTGGCTGTCATCGCTGCCAATGTCTTCAGCATCCCCTACTTTCAGCACACAGGGGTGAGAGGCTATGCCCGCAGCATGCCCACCAGCGCTGCCCTGGACAA TGTGGCCAGGGCAACAAAGATTGAACTTTACGAGACCCCGACGGGGTGGAAGTTCTTCGGCAACCTGATGGACGCAGGCAAGCTGTCACTGTGCGGAGAAGAGAGTTTCGGCACAG GTGCTGACCATATCCGTGAGAAGGATGGACTTTGGGCCGTGCTGGCATGGCTGTCAATCCTGGCAACGAGGAAACAGAGTGTGGAGGATATCATAAAGGACCACTGGCAGACGTTTGGCAGGAACTTCTTTACCAA GTATGACTATGAGGAAGTCGACCTGGATGCAGCCATTCAGATGATGGAGGATCTGGAGCTGATGATACTGGAGAAGGCCTTTATGGGCCAGAGGTTCGCTGTGGGGGAGAAGCTCTACCAGGTGGAGAAGGCAGACAACTTTGAATACACTGATCCCGTAGACGGGCGCATCTGCAGAAACCAA GGCCTGCGGATAATATTCACAGATGGCTCCCGGATCATCTACAGGCTCAGTGGAACAGGGAGTATGGGGGCAACAGTTCGGGTCTACATCGACAGCTATGAGAAAGACCCTGACAAGATCTTCCGAGACCCACAG gtgaTGCTGGCACCCCTGGTTACCATAGCCCTGAAGGTTTCACAGCTTCATGAGAGGACAGGCCGCAGTGGCCCATCAGTCATCACATGA
- the LOC115156623 gene encoding phosphoglucomutase-1 isoform X2, whose translation MDDSPLQVLTLPTAPYPDQRPGTSGLRKKVFVFQSKRNYLQNFVQSIYSSIDLLDRQGSTMVVGGDGRYFNQTAIEIIVQMAAANGVGRLVIGHHGIMSTPAVSCVIRKYKAIGGIVLTASHNPGGREGDFGIKFNTANGGPAQDAVTNRIFQISRTIEEYAICPELRVDLATLSKQKFDLENKFKPFTVMGPYVKRILCEELGSPANSAINCVPLQDFGGQHPDPNLTYAADLVETMRGGQYDFGAAFDGDGDRNMILGKHGFFVNPSDSVAVIAANVFSIPYFQHTGVRGYARSMPTSAALDNVARATKIELYETPTGWKFFGNLMDAGKLSLCGEESFGTGADHIREKDGLWAVLAWLSILATRKQSVEDIIKDHWQTFGRNFFTKYDYEEVDLDAAIQMMEDLELMILEKAFMGQRFAVGEKLYQVEKADNFEYTDPVDGRICRNQGLRIIFTDGSRIIYRLSGTGSMGATVRVYIDSYEKDPDKIFRDPQVMLAPLVTIALKVSQLHERTGRSGPSVIT comes from the exons ATGGATGATAGTCCACTGCAAGTTCTGACTCTACCCACAGCCCCTTACCCAGACCAGAGACCAGGTACTAGTGGTCTGAGAAAGAAGGTGTTCGTCTTCCAGTCCAAAAGGAACTACCTTCAGAACTTCGTCCAGAGTATATATTCCTCCATCGATCTACTAGACCGCCAGGGGTCCACAATGGTAGTTGGGGGAGATGGACGCTACTTCAATCAAACAGCCATCGAGATCATTGTTCAGATGGCAGCTGCGAACGGG GTTGGACGGCTCGTGATTGGTCATCATGGGATCATGTCCACGCCAGCGGTTTCCTGTGTGATCAGAAAGTACAAGGCCATCGGCGGTATCGTCCTCACAGCCAGTCACAACCCTGGGGGACGCGAAGGAGACTTTGGCATCAAGTTCAACACTGCTAATGGAG GCCCAGCCCAGGATGCGGTCACCAACAGAATCTTCCAGATCAGCAGAACCATAGAGGAGTATGCCATCTGCCCAGAGCTCCGGGTAGACTTGGCTACCCTGAGCAAACAGAAGTTTGACCTGGAGAACAAGTTCAAACCCTTCACAG TGATGGGTCCCTATGTGAAGAGGATACTGTGTGAGGAGCTAGGCTCCCCTGCGAACTCTGCCATTAACTGTGTCCCCCTGCAAGACTTTGGGGGCCAGCACCCTGATCCCAACCTCACCTACGCAGCCGACCTGGTTGAGaccatgaggggtggccagtacgATTTTGGAGCTGCCTTTGATGGTGACGGT GACCGTAACATGATTCTGGGTAAGCATGGCTTTTTCGTCAACCCCTCGGACTCGGTGGCTGTCATCGCTGCCAATGTCTTCAGCATCCCCTACTTTCAGCACACAGGGGTGAGAGGCTATGCCCGCAGCATGCCCACCAGCGCTGCCCTGGACAA TGTGGCCAGGGCAACAAAGATTGAACTTTACGAGACCCCGACGGGGTGGAAGTTCTTCGGCAACCTGATGGACGCAGGCAAGCTGTCACTGTGCGGAGAAGAGAGTTTCGGCACAG GTGCTGACCATATCCGTGAGAAGGATGGACTTTGGGCCGTGCTGGCATGGCTGTCAATCCTGGCAACGAGGAAACAGAGTGTGGAGGATATCATAAAGGACCACTGGCAGACGTTTGGCAGGAACTTCTTTACCAA GTATGACTATGAGGAAGTCGACCTGGATGCAGCCATTCAGATGATGGAGGATCTGGAGCTGATGATACTGGAGAAGGCCTTTATGGGCCAGAGGTTCGCTGTGGGGGAGAAGCTCTACCAGGTGGAGAAGGCAGACAACTTTGAATACACTGATCCCGTAGACGGGCGCATCTGCAGAAACCAA GGCCTGCGGATAATATTCACAGATGGCTCCCGGATCATCTACAGGCTCAGTGGAACAGGGAGTATGGGGGCAACAGTTCGGGTCTACATCGACAGCTATGAGAAAGACCCTGACAAGATCTTCCGAGACCCACAG gtgaTGCTGGCACCCCTGGTTACCATAGCCCTGAAGGTTTCACAGCTTCATGAGAGGACAGGCCGCAGTGGCCCATCAGTCATCACATGA